The uncultured Roseibium sp. genome contains a region encoding:
- a CDS encoding crotonase/enoyl-CoA hydratase family protein translates to MPEFKTLRIDQDPGEPRIARLLLNRPERLNAITNDTPRELRAAVEWAQDNDEVHVIVVEGAGKGFCGGYDLVAYAENEAEHPCQQESQPWDPMVDYAFMKRNTEDFMSLWRCTKPTIAKVHGAAVAGGSDIALCCDLLVMADDARIGYMPTRVWGCPTTAMWTYRLGPARAKQLMFTGDVITGTTAGEWGLANVVVPASDLDAETQKLAARIAGVPRGHLAMHKLVVNQVMLTMGLEQSQTMATVFDGITRHNPEGMWFRRYAQTEGFKPAVEWRDSGRPIPEGDEARALIRDMERGEKGPG, encoded by the coding sequence ATGCCGGAGTTCAAGACGCTTCGTATCGATCAGGACCCGGGCGAGCCTCGCATTGCGCGACTGCTCCTGAACAGGCCGGAGCGGCTCAATGCGATTACCAACGACACGCCGCGCGAACTCCGTGCCGCTGTCGAATGGGCGCAGGACAATGACGAGGTGCACGTCATTGTCGTCGAAGGCGCGGGCAAGGGATTTTGCGGCGGCTACGACCTCGTCGCCTACGCGGAGAACGAGGCCGAGCACCCCTGCCAGCAGGAAAGCCAGCCCTGGGACCCGATGGTCGACTACGCCTTCATGAAGCGCAACACGGAAGACTTCATGAGCCTGTGGCGCTGTACCAAGCCGACGATTGCCAAGGTCCACGGGGCCGCGGTCGCCGGCGGCAGCGACATCGCGCTGTGCTGCGATCTGCTGGTCATGGCCGACGATGCCCGGATCGGCTACATGCCGACAAGGGTGTGGGGCTGTCCGACCACGGCGATGTGGACCTATCGCCTCGGCCCGGCGCGCGCCAAGCAACTGATGTTCACCGGCGACGTGATCACAGGCACGACCGCCGGCGAGTGGGGCCTGGCCAATGTGGTCGTCCCGGCCTCCGATCTCGATGCAGAGACGCAGAAACTCGCCGCGCGCATTGCCGGCGTGCCGCGCGGCCATCTGGCCATGCACAAGCTGGTGGTGAACCAGGTGATGCTGACCATGGGACTGGAACAGTCCCAGACGATGGCGACCGTCTTCGATGGTATCACCCGCCACAATCCGGAAGGGATGTGGTTCCGCCGCTATGCCCAGACAGAAGGGTTCAAACCGGCCGTCGAATGGCGCGACAGCGGGCGACCTATCCCCGAAGGTGACGAGGCGCGCGCACTCATCCGGGACATGGAACGTGGAGAAAAAGGCCCGGGTTGA
- a CDS encoding ACT domain-containing protein — protein sequence MLNHLVFTVIAQDRPGLVERLADAIEKAGGNWVESSMARLGGEFAGIVSVEIQDDAIDNLHAHFDSLLSDGIAITLRSDVHNNEEPTGKAAHLDLVSQDHPGILRQITRILTRHGVSIEHLETAVVSGSMSGERLFKATADLRLPDGMEPSTLSDALQATAADMMADLNLVE from the coding sequence ATGCTGAACCATCTGGTTTTTACTGTGATCGCGCAGGATCGTCCGGGCCTTGTCGAGCGTCTGGCGGATGCCATTGAAAAGGCCGGCGGAAACTGGGTGGAGAGCTCCATGGCGCGCCTGGGCGGCGAGTTCGCCGGGATTGTCAGCGTCGAGATCCAGGACGATGCGATCGACAATCTCCATGCCCATTTCGACAGCCTGCTGTCCGACGGAATCGCGATCACCCTGCGCTCGGACGTCCACAACAACGAGGAACCCACCGGCAAAGCCGCCCATCTCGATCTGGTGTCCCAGGACCATCCCGGCATCCTGCGTCAGATTACCCGTATCCTGACACGACACGGCGTGAGCATCGAACATCTGGAGACCGCCGTCGTCTCCGGCTCCATGTCCGGCGAACGGCTGTTCAAGGCCACCGCCGATCTACGGCTTCCCGATGGCATGGAGCCGTCAACACTGAGCGACGCCCTCCAGGCCACCGCCGCGGACATGATGGCGGACCTCAATCTGGTGGAGTGA
- a CDS encoding radical SAM protein, which produces MNFVAPTSFPDTLGPNALKGVKVLLINMPIREQARPNNPPVGPALLAGRLRAYGAEPNIVDLNIYRIQDAEAARRGLVSGRALTFAEARALLARTLDKIGPQHVIGLSGLITTLPWQTEVAKIVKDLDPDAMLVSGGGLATQFRTTLLDWIPELDAVSHSEGDDVILKMALDAKTIRDLGFARAEKSGRLAPYFHDTRNGRPRFFYQGFRTADLDALPWPAYDLLQEDVDGFPVLETYLNTPVWGGSAKNSSATSFDMPRSISTISSRGCPFACKFCFRGGQGERNYGVRSAQNIADEFLHYRDCYGVEFIALLDDNFMVSPKRISELADILEPYARDGKLQWGTHGRLDEAADLRPDRNGGYKKAEVRRVDEMARAGCVYIGFGAESASARTLDAMGKGGFMLSNGITTINGYEFPLTMVEGIRNTYASGIHGNCTWIMGYPGETLPDLQTSIAFIRWQEEEISKGLTPGSDEHKRALASINKALFTATAYPGTEMFQAPKVMASLEQVFGLTFDTQTKQPVPDENYRQYVLELNDASKMIANSDGRPLNYSDMPDDQFVEVRSMLDAGKLDEVLSL; this is translated from the coding sequence ATGAATTTTGTCGCTCCAACAAGCTTTCCGGATACTCTCGGTCCCAACGCGCTGAAAGGCGTGAAGGTACTGTTGATCAACATGCCCATTCGCGAGCAGGCCCGGCCGAACAATCCGCCGGTCGGCCCCGCGCTGCTGGCAGGCCGTCTGCGCGCCTACGGTGCGGAACCAAATATCGTCGATCTCAACATCTACCGCATCCAGGACGCGGAAGCGGCCCGGCGTGGACTGGTTTCCGGTCGGGCGCTGACATTCGCAGAAGCCCGTGCGCTGCTTGCGCGGACCCTGGACAAGATCGGTCCCCAGCACGTGATCGGCCTGTCCGGCCTGATCACCACCCTGCCGTGGCAGACGGAAGTGGCGAAGATCGTCAAGGATCTCGATCCCGACGCCATGCTGGTCAGCGGCGGCGGCCTTGCCACCCAGTTCCGCACCACCCTGCTCGACTGGATTCCGGAACTCGATGCGGTGTCCCACAGCGAGGGTGATGACGTCATCCTGAAGATGGCGCTCGACGCCAAGACTATCCGCGATCTCGGCTTCGCCCGGGCCGAAAAGTCCGGACGGCTGGCACCTTATTTTCACGACACGAGGAACGGCCGCCCGAGGTTCTTCTATCAGGGGTTTCGGACGGCGGATCTCGATGCGCTGCCTTGGCCGGCCTATGACCTTTTGCAAGAAGACGTCGACGGCTTTCCTGTTCTGGAGACCTATCTGAACACGCCCGTGTGGGGCGGATCGGCGAAGAACAGTTCCGCGACCAGCTTCGACATGCCGCGCAGCATTTCCACCATTTCCAGCCGCGGCTGCCCGTTTGCCTGCAAGTTCTGCTTCCGCGGCGGCCAGGGCGAGCGCAATTACGGTGTGCGCAGCGCGCAGAACATCGCCGACGAATTCCTGCACTACCGGGACTGCTACGGCGTGGAGTTCATCGCCCTTCTGGACGACAATTTCATGGTGAGTCCGAAGCGGATCAGCGAGCTGGCCGACATCCTGGAACCCTATGCCCGCGACGGCAAGCTGCAGTGGGGCACCCACGGTCGACTGGACGAGGCCGCCGACCTGCGGCCCGACCGCAACGGCGGTTACAAGAAGGCGGAGGTGCGCCGGGTCGACGAAATGGCCCGCGCCGGCTGCGTCTATATCGGCTTTGGTGCGGAATCCGCCTCCGCCCGGACGCTCGATGCGATGGGCAAGGGTGGCTTCATGCTGTCCAACGGCATCACCACCATCAACGGCTACGAATTCCCGCTGACCATGGTGGAAGGCATTCGCAACACCTATGCGTCAGGCATTCACGGCAACTGCACCTGGATTATGGGCTATCCGGGCGAGACCCTTCCCGATCTCCAGACCAGCATCGCCTTCATCCGCTGGCAGGAGGAAGAAATCTCCAAAGGCCTGACACCGGGATCGGACGAACACAAACGCGCGCTTGCCTCGATCAACAAGGCGCTGTTCACCGCCACCGCCTATCCGGGCACGGAAATGTTCCAGGCGCCGAAGGTAATGGCGTCTCTGGAACAGGTGTTCGGCCTGACGTTCGATACACAGACGAAGCAGCCGGTTCCGGACGAAAATTACCGCCAATACGTGCTGGAACTGAACGACGCGAGCAAGATGATCGCCAACAGCGACGGCCGCCCCCTGAACTACAGCGACATGCCAGACGATCAGTTTGTAGAGGTTCGATCGATGCTGGATGCCGGAAAACTGGACGAAGTGCTGAGCCTCTGA
- a CDS encoding ABC transporter permease: MSEQSLSGTDQKPRFSLRLRSDHLFIRILTAIALSMVCAAALVALSGHSPIEAFQALIIGAFGSPHDIGVSLNRATPYLFAGAGLAFCFRAGIINMGADGQIALGGIGTAATILFWPGEPGLLAAIVALLCGALCGALWSGIATAIHLGRHVHEVLATLLLNFVALLLVQQVLAGALGQRGAGFLQSPAMPRSVWLWRAPEFGFHLGIAIAVIAALALSFVLWKTPFGFAVRVSGLSRSATSYAGFSVPAITWSVMGVAGGLSGLAGGVQVLGLNHRLIEGFANGFGFKAITVALLGAIEPAAVIPAAIFVGVLEAGSQSMQRHIGVSSALVVVIEGITMLFILAATVRRS, translated from the coding sequence ATGAGCGAACAGTCCCTCTCCGGCACAGACCAGAAACCCCGGTTTTCCCTCCGGCTTCGCTCCGATCACCTTTTCATCAGGATCCTGACCGCAATCGCCCTTTCGATGGTCTGTGCCGCAGCACTTGTGGCGCTCTCCGGACACAGCCCCATCGAGGCCTTTCAGGCGCTCATTATCGGCGCGTTCGGCTCGCCGCACGACATCGGCGTCTCGCTCAATCGCGCCACCCCCTACCTGTTTGCCGGCGCCGGGCTCGCCTTCTGCTTTCGCGCCGGCATCATCAACATGGGCGCCGACGGTCAGATCGCGCTGGGCGGGATCGGCACCGCCGCAACGATCCTCTTCTGGCCCGGGGAGCCGGGCCTGCTGGCAGCCATTGTCGCCCTGCTCTGCGGTGCGCTGTGCGGTGCGCTCTGGTCGGGTATCGCGACGGCGATCCATCTTGGGCGCCACGTACATGAAGTGCTCGCAACCCTGCTTCTGAATTTCGTGGCCCTGCTGCTGGTGCAGCAGGTTCTGGCCGGAGCGCTGGGGCAGAGAGGCGCCGGCTTCCTGCAGTCGCCCGCCATGCCCCGATCGGTCTGGCTGTGGCGTGCGCCCGAATTCGGCTTTCATCTTGGCATCGCCATCGCCGTCATCGCGGCACTGGCCTTGTCGTTCGTTCTCTGGAAGACGCCCTTCGGTTTTGCGGTCAGGGTGTCGGGCCTGTCCCGCTCGGCGACCTCCTACGCCGGCTTTTCCGTTCCCGCCATCACCTGGAGCGTCATGGGCGTGGCGGGCGGGCTGTCCGGCCTGGCCGGTGGGGTCCAGGTTCTGGGTCTCAATCACAGGCTGATCGAAGGGTTCGCCAACGGGTTCGGCTTCAAGGCCATCACGGTTGCGCTGCTTGGCGCCATCGAGCCGGCCGCCGTCATACCGGCCGCCATCTTCGTCGGGGTGCTCGAAGCGGGCTCGCAATCCATGCAGCGCCATATCGGCGTTTCTTCCGCACTCGTCGTCGTTATCGAGGGCATCACCATGCTCTTCATCCTAGCCGCCACGGTCCGCAGGTCATGA
- a CDS encoding metalloregulator ArsR/SmtB family transcription factor, giving the protein MIENDIFRALADPTRRAIFEKLAAGSLNASALREGMEISQPAMSQHLAVLRNAGLVREERQGRFVNYEVDPDGLARIAQWLAKYRAYWPARIEALKVLLKDMDQ; this is encoded by the coding sequence ATGATCGAAAATGACATATTCCGCGCGCTGGCCGATCCGACCCGCCGCGCGATCTTCGAGAAGCTGGCGGCGGGCAGCCTGAACGCCAGCGCCTTGCGCGAGGGGATGGAAATAAGCCAACCGGCCATGTCCCAGCATCTTGCGGTTCTTCGGAACGCCGGACTGGTGCGGGAAGAACGGCAGGGGCGGTTCGTGAACTATGAGGTCGACCCGGACGGGCTGGCGCGAATTGCGCAATGGCTGGCGAAGTATCGTGCCTACTGGCCGGCGCGCATCGAAGCTCTCAAGGTCTTGCTGAAGGATATGGACCAATGA
- a CDS encoding BMP family protein, with product MSSKRFMKHLRASTALTVAVLAAGATLATSAKAEDKAAILLPGSANDQSWNALGYSIIKSLEPHGFEIAYSENVADADEAEAVRDYADKGYKIVLGHSGRFVSAMEEVAPDFPDTQFIAVSGNEGMEPNVMSIDYNNAQFGCQIGHLAARMSKTRKVGGIYGLQGVPNITAQAGAFRICAEKAGAEVSILYIKNMEDAAEAKEAALSLIANGADFLTGKLNAAEAGLIQAAKEKNIYANGRGFDQTQMAPDNVLTNIVEDWPDMIGSAAEDVKAGKLFGTFVQYGYDTGSATGAKLKYSEDSAFNPIVPDEVVKELDQMAADFASGELKVEPTEEDARSGS from the coding sequence ATGAGCAGCAAGAGATTCATGAAACACCTGCGCGCGTCGACCGCGCTCACGGTAGCCGTTCTGGCCGCAGGCGCGACGCTCGCCACCTCGGCCAAGGCGGAAGACAAGGCAGCCATCCTGCTTCCGGGCAGCGCCAACGACCAGAGCTGGAACGCGCTGGGGTACTCGATCATCAAGAGCCTCGAGCCGCACGGGTTCGAAATCGCGTATTCGGAAAACGTGGCCGATGCGGATGAGGCCGAAGCCGTCCGCGACTATGCGGATAAGGGCTACAAGATCGTGCTCGGCCATTCCGGCCGCTTCGTTTCCGCCATGGAGGAAGTGGCTCCGGATTTCCCTGACACCCAGTTCATCGCGGTGAGCGGCAACGAGGGCATGGAACCGAACGTCATGTCGATCGACTACAACAATGCCCAGTTCGGCTGCCAGATCGGCCATCTCGCCGCGCGCATGAGCAAGACCCGCAAGGTCGGCGGCATCTATGGCCTTCAAGGCGTGCCGAACATCACCGCCCAGGCCGGCGCCTTCCGCATCTGCGCGGAAAAAGCCGGTGCCGAAGTGTCCATTCTCTATATCAAGAACATGGAAGACGCCGCGGAAGCCAAGGAAGCGGCCCTATCCCTGATCGCAAACGGTGCCGACTTCCTGACTGGAAAGCTCAACGCGGCGGAAGCCGGACTGATCCAGGCGGCCAAGGAAAAGAACATCTATGCCAACGGCCGCGGCTTCGACCAAACCCAAATGGCGCCTGACAACGTTCTGACCAACATCGTCGAGGACTGGCCGGACATGATCGGCAGCGCCGCCGAAGACGTCAAGGCCGGCAAGCTGTTCGGCACGTTCGTGCAATACGGCTATGACACCGGATCGGCGACGGGCGCCAAGCTGAAATACAGCGAAGACAGCGCCTTCAATCCGATCGTGCCAGACGAGGTGGTCAAGGAACTCGACCAGATGGCGGCCGACTTTGCCTCCGGCGAGCTGAAGGTCGAGCCCACCGAGGAAGACGCACGCAGCGGCAGCTGA
- a CDS encoding acylneuraminate cytidylyltransferase family protein, protein MTKNIVAMIPARSGSQGLPDKNIQVLNGIPLVAHSILPALDCPDISATYLNSDSQQYLNIGASFGAQTYYRPDTLACNLTSMQAVIADFIEALRTMGETVDAVLVLYPTYPFRTAKQLSDIIACYNAAEGCGSVVGFKTPDTHPYLCANLSDDGAISSYVDYDANRYFRRQDYPVCFEFSAWAMIVDANRIDELNAYLIGPNSRGFRIPDDVKVVDIDTIHDFHFAEFLVEKGYVKAYGGQSFAGRPLTVKTG, encoded by the coding sequence ATGACCAAGAATATCGTCGCCATGATCCCCGCCCGGTCGGGAAGCCAGGGTCTGCCGGACAAGAACATCCAGGTGCTGAACGGCATCCCGCTGGTGGCGCACAGCATCCTGCCGGCGCTGGACTGCCCGGATATTTCGGCCACCTATCTGAACAGCGATAGCCAGCAATATCTGAACATCGGCGCCTCTTTCGGCGCGCAGACCTATTACCGTCCGGACACGCTGGCCTGCAATTTGACGTCCATGCAGGCGGTCATTGCCGATTTCATCGAGGCGCTCAGAACCATGGGCGAGACGGTGGATGCGGTTCTGGTGCTTTACCCGACCTATCCGTTCCGCACGGCAAAGCAGCTTTCAGACATCATTGCCTGTTACAACGCGGCCGAGGGCTGCGGCAGCGTCGTCGGTTTCAAGACGCCGGACACCCATCCCTATCTGTGCGCCAACCTGTCGGACGACGGCGCGATCTCGTCCTATGTCGACTACGATGCGAACCGGTACTTCCGTCGCCAGGACTATCCGGTCTGCTTCGAATTCAGTGCCTGGGCGATGATCGTCGATGCCAACCGCATCGATGAGCTGAACGCCTATCTGATTGGTCCGAACTCCCGCGGCTTCCGCATCCCGGACGATGTCAAGGTGGTCGACATCGACACGATCCACGACTTCCACTTCGCGGAGTTCCTGGTGGAGAAAGGCTACGTCAAGGCCTACGGCGGCCAATCCTTCGCCGGCCGGCCACTGACGGTGAAGACCGGCTGA
- a CDS encoding amidase — protein sequence MLEEITEIAAALRSGDLTAEDLLERSLERIADRDPALNSFVALDEAQARQAARDSDALLERGEPRSPLEGIPLSIKDNILVKGLPATWGARGLSGFVPERDELPVERLRRSGAVILGKTNVPELTLEGYTTNDLFGTTRNPWNPDLTPGGSSGGAAAGVAAGLVPAAIGTDGGGSIRRPACHTGLVGWKPSTGHIPRLWGFPSILTDFEVVGTLTRTVADARLLDAAMTGPDARDRRSLCAAPAPWGSAKRRILYISRIGDAPVDRDVAAATARFAQDLERAGAEVVPVSGKIPFNIDAANRVWRVVSRAGVVYLMRWRNGDLDPTAGASIQAMAEDGRTITGADYIEALEEVAALRLELAELFSTYDMVLTPSAAALPWPAGTPYPDVIDGQPAGPRDHAIFTGWVNIAGLPAINLPVAVSQNGMPIGVQLVAGFGRDEELLAYAKTAAPPALHLPYDGD from the coding sequence ATGCTCGAGGAAATAACCGAAATCGCGGCGGCCCTGCGCTCCGGAGACTTGACGGCCGAAGACCTGCTTGAACGCTCCCTGGAACGGATCGCCGACCGGGATCCTGCCCTGAACAGTTTCGTTGCGCTTGATGAGGCGCAGGCACGGCAGGCGGCCCGTGACAGCGATGCGCTGTTGGAGCGTGGAGAACCGCGTTCGCCTCTGGAAGGAATACCCCTGTCGATCAAGGACAATATCCTGGTGAAGGGACTGCCGGCGACATGGGGCGCACGCGGGTTGTCCGGCTTCGTTCCGGAGCGCGACGAACTGCCGGTCGAGCGCCTGCGCAGGTCGGGCGCCGTCATCCTGGGCAAGACCAACGTCCCCGAACTGACGCTGGAGGGCTACACGACCAACGACCTCTTCGGGACCACGCGCAATCCCTGGAACCCGGACCTGACACCCGGCGGATCTTCGGGCGGCGCGGCCGCAGGTGTCGCGGCCGGGCTCGTGCCCGCAGCAATCGGCACCGATGGCGGCGGGTCGATCCGTCGGCCGGCCTGCCATACCGGCCTTGTCGGCTGGAAACCCTCCACCGGACACATCCCGCGGCTCTGGGGGTTTCCGTCCATCCTGACCGATTTCGAGGTCGTCGGAACCCTGACGAGAACGGTGGCCGACGCCCGGCTCCTGGATGCGGCCATGACCGGTCCGGACGCCCGCGACCGGCGCTCGTTGTGCGCGGCTCCCGCGCCCTGGGGGTCGGCCAAACGCCGCATCCTCTACATTTCCCGGATAGGGGATGCTCCCGTGGACCGGGACGTTGCCGCCGCAACGGCGCGGTTCGCCCAAGACCTGGAACGAGCGGGCGCCGAAGTGGTGCCCGTCTCCGGGAAGATCCCCTTCAACATCGATGCCGCCAACCGCGTCTGGCGCGTCGTGTCGCGCGCTGGCGTCGTTTACCTGATGCGCTGGCGGAACGGGGATCTTGACCCGACCGCCGGGGCCTCGATCCAGGCGATGGCCGAAGACGGCCGGACAATCACCGGCGCGGATTATATCGAAGCACTCGAAGAGGTCGCGGCACTGCGCCTTGAACTGGCGGAGCTGTTTTCCACCTACGATATGGTCCTGACACCGAGTGCCGCGGCCCTGCCCTGGCCGGCCGGCACGCCCTATCCGGATGTCATCGACGGCCAGCCTGCCGGACCGCGCGATCACGCGATCTTCACCGGCTGGGTCAACATCGCGGGCCTGCCCGCAATCAACCTGCCGGTCGCCGTCTCGCAGAACGGCATGCCGATCGGCGTGCAGCTGGTTGCCGGCTTCGGACGGGACGAGGAGTTGCTGGCCTATGCAAAAACAGCCGCTCCGCCTGCCTTGCACCTACCCTATGATGGCGACTGA
- a CDS encoding ATP-dependent Clp protease proteolytic subunit — MREAMQLVPMVVEQSSRGERSFDIYSRLLRERIIFLNGEVNDAVSALVCAQLLFLEAENPKKPISLYINSPGGVVTSGLAMYDTMRYIRAPVHTLCMGTARSMGSFLLMAGEPGERTALPNANILIHQPSGGFQGQASDMLIHAEEIKRTKHRMTRLYAEHCGRTYEEFEQAMDRDRFMTAEEALEWGLIDRVLEQSRQAPDD; from the coding sequence ATGCGCGAAGCGATGCAACTCGTCCCGATGGTCGTTGAACAATCCAGCAGAGGGGAGCGGTCTTTCGACATCTATTCCCGCCTTCTGCGTGAGCGGATCATCTTTTTGAACGGAGAGGTGAACGATGCCGTTTCGGCTTTGGTCTGCGCGCAGCTTCTCTTTCTGGAAGCGGAAAACCCGAAGAAACCCATCAGCCTCTACATCAATTCGCCGGGTGGTGTCGTGACCAGCGGGCTCGCGATGTACGACACCATGCGTTACATCCGCGCGCCGGTGCATACACTGTGCATGGGGACGGCCCGTTCAATGGGCTCGTTCCTGTTGATGGCGGGAGAACCTGGCGAGCGGACCGCATTGCCCAATGCCAACATCCTCATTCACCAGCCGTCGGGCGGTTTTCAGGGGCAGGCATCGGATATGCTGATCCATGCCGAGGAAATCAAACGGACCAAGCATCGTATGACGCGGCTCTATGCAGAGCATTGCGGACGCACGTACGAGGAATTCGAGCAGGCCATGGACCGCGACCGTTTCATGACCGCGGAAGAAGCGTTGGAGTGGGGGCTCATCGACCGCGTTCTCGAACAGTCGCGTCAGGCGCCGGATGATTGA
- a CDS encoding ABC transporter ATP-binding protein, whose translation MAALLEMRGIVRTYGTLRANDGVDLDVHAGEIVGLLGENGSGKSTLMKILFGMVTPDNGGIVFRGRELSNHRPREAMEAGIAMIHQHFMLVEEMTVVENIMLGWSEAGKFLRRDEISSRIRDVSGRLGLELDPEARVTDLPLGRRQRIEILKAVLRDVELLILDEPTSNLAPSEVSELLSILRRLRDDGKGIVFITHKLPEVLEVCDTVVVLRAGRVAGKTAVEGATRAQLAEMMVGRDVSQPHILSEREPGAVRLRLEDVRGPGLGPLDLSVRGGEIFGIVGVDGNGQLEFAETLAGLRKPDAGTIWLGDRDITTAPVAARTRAGLAYMPADRSSTALVKGLPIVENLMLRDSLSPPYSRHGILSTAAALRKARDLMEKFDIRAPSPRTLAGQLSGGNQQKIIAARELDREPSVLVAHQATWGLDPGAARFVLEQMIAHRNRGAAVIYISSELEEVLEISDRLAVFSGGEIAGLVRRSDVNMTQIGLWMSERAA comes from the coding sequence ATGGCTGCACTGCTTGAAATGCGCGGAATTGTCCGCACCTACGGCACTCTGCGCGCCAACGACGGCGTCGATCTCGATGTGCATGCCGGCGAAATCGTCGGCCTGCTCGGGGAAAACGGCTCCGGCAAGAGCACCCTGATGAAGATCCTGTTCGGAATGGTGACGCCGGACAACGGCGGCATCGTTTTCCGCGGCAGGGAACTGTCCAACCACCGGCCGCGCGAAGCCATGGAAGCCGGGATCGCGATGATCCACCAGCATTTCATGCTCGTGGAGGAAATGACCGTCGTCGAAAACATCATGCTCGGCTGGTCGGAAGCCGGCAAATTTCTGCGCCGGGACGAAATCTCGTCCCGTATCCGAGACGTCAGCGGGCGGCTCGGCCTGGAGCTGGACCCGGAAGCGCGCGTTACCGACCTGCCGCTCGGCCGGCGCCAGCGCATCGAAATCCTCAAGGCGGTCCTGCGGGACGTCGAGCTGCTGATCCTCGACGAGCCGACCTCGAACCTCGCCCCGTCCGAAGTGTCCGAGCTCCTCTCGATCCTGCGCAGACTGCGCGACGATGGAAAAGGCATCGTCTTCATCACCCACAAGCTCCCCGAAGTGCTGGAGGTGTGCGATACCGTGGTTGTGCTCAGAGCCGGGCGCGTCGCCGGAAAGACCGCCGTCGAAGGCGCAACCCGTGCTCAACTCGCCGAAATGATGGTCGGCCGCGACGTTTCCCAACCCCACATCCTGAGCGAACGGGAACCCGGCGCTGTCCGGCTGCGGCTGGAAGACGTTCGCGGACCGGGGCTTGGTCCACTCGATCTTTCGGTCCGCGGCGGCGAGATATTCGGCATCGTGGGCGTCGACGGCAACGGTCAGCTTGAATTTGCCGAAACCCTGGCCGGGCTGCGCAAGCCGGATGCCGGGACCATATGGCTGGGCGATCGGGACATCACGACGGCCCCGGTGGCGGCCCGCACACGGGCCGGGCTCGCCTACATGCCCGCCGACCGGTCTTCCACGGCCCTGGTCAAGGGTCTGCCCATCGTGGAGAACCTCATGCTGCGGGACAGTCTCAGCCCGCCCTATTCGCGCCACGGCATTCTCTCGACGGCGGCGGCGCTCCGGAAGGCCCGCGATCTCATGGAAAAATTCGACATCCGCGCGCCATCGCCCCGGACGCTGGCCGGCCAGCTTTCCGGCGGCAACCAACAGAAGATCATCGCCGCCCGGGAGCTGGATCGGGAACCGTCCGTTCTCGTTGCGCACCAGGCAACCTGGGGGCTCGATCCCGGCGCGGCGCGCTTCGTTCTGGAACAGATGATCGCACACAGAAACCGGGGTGCCGCCGTGATCTACATTTCATCGGAACTTGAAGAAGTCCTGGAGATCAGCGACCGGCTGGCGGTGTTTTCCGGCGGTGAGATTGCGGGCCTCGTGCGCCGGTCGGACGTGAACATGACCCAGATCGGTCTCTGGATGTCGGAGCGCGCCGCATGA
- a CDS encoding ABC transporter permease, translating to MMEFLAAAIRIATPLLFAALGGILSERAGVFAVGLEGMMLMGAFAGILGSWASGSVVIGLFAAIVGGACMGMIVATVTVRYRADNMVTGLTANILALGLTTYLLRVLAGGGAPVAIHLDPIQAWSIPGLSEIPYVGSLLFAQPPLTYLAVLGCAVLTFVLFRTQIGLMLRATGENPEAVFAAGLDPLRIRFMAVVCCGGIAGLGGAVISLQQIGTFTDGMTGGRGYLALASLIVGRWHPWGAAAACLVFGAAEAFQLRLQGFGVPISSYIVQMAPYIIALIVLAGLGRSSRLPAAIGKPL from the coding sequence ATGATGGAATTTCTCGCAGCCGCCATCCGTATCGCAACGCCGCTCCTGTTCGCGGCCCTCGGCGGTATCCTGTCCGAGCGCGCCGGCGTTTTCGCCGTCGGGCTTGAGGGCATGATGCTCATGGGCGCCTTTGCGGGCATCCTCGGATCCTGGGCATCGGGAAGCGTGGTCATCGGTCTGTTCGCCGCCATCGTCGGCGGTGCCTGCATGGGCATGATCGTCGCAACGGTGACGGTACGCTACCGGGCCGACAACATGGTCACGGGCCTGACCGCGAACATCCTGGCGCTCGGTCTCACCACCTATCTCCTGCGCGTCCTTGCCGGCGGCGGTGCACCGGTCGCCATTCATCTCGATCCGATCCAGGCCTGGTCCATCCCCGGGCTGTCTGAAATTCCCTATGTCGGATCATTGCTTTTTGCCCAGCCGCCCCTGACCTATCTCGCGGTGCTGGGATGCGCGGTCCTGACTTTCGTGCTGTTCCGCACCCAGATCGGCCTGATGCTGCGGGCCACCGGCGAAAACCCGGAAGCCGTCTTTGCCGCCGGGCTCGATCCCCTGCGCATCCGGTTCATGGCGGTGGTCTGCTGCGGGGGCATTGCCGGGCTCGGGGGAGCGGTCATTTCGCTGCAGCAGATCGGAACTTTTACCGACGGAATGACAGGAGGCCGGGGTTATCTGGCGCTTGCCTCGCTGATCGTCGGGCGCTGGCACCCCTGGGGCGCGGCGGCGGCCTGCCTCGTTTTCGGGGCCGCCGAAGCCTTTCAGCTCAGGCTGCAGGGCTTCGGAGTGCCGATCAGTTCCTACATCGTGCAGATGGCCCCGTATATCATCGCACTGATTGTCCTGGCCGGCCTCGGGCGGTCAAGCAGACTGCCGGCGGCCATCGGCAAGCCGCTCTGA